One genomic window of Polyangium aurulentum includes the following:
- a CDS encoding DUF2188 domain-containing protein yields MAERSVYHVVPDATHGWKIRAEDTYVGTQGYPTQEEAIARAKEVAQADGSGHVIVHDINGGIVDDITVGQNGRSR; encoded by the coding sequence ATGGCAGAGCGCAGCGTTTATCACGTGGTGCCCGACGCGACTCACGGCTGGAAGATCCGGGCCGAGGACACATACGTCGGGACGCAGGGATACCCCACGCAGGAAGAGGCGATCGCGCGAGCAAAGGAGGTCGCGCAGGCGGACGGGAGCGGGCACGTGATCGTGCACGACATCAACGGCGGCATCGTCGACGATATCACGGTCGGACAGAACGGCCGGTCGCGTTGA
- a CDS encoding diacylglycerol/lipid kinase family protein — MQTRIILNPAAGSAGKKVQALQALTEGRTDVRILESRERGHARLLAAEAAADGCDLVIAAGGDGTIHEVVQGLATAPGRTRLGVLPFGTGNDLARTLCIPDDPAQAVALLEGGVERQVDLFRVESAGEVRYGINVAAGGFSGQVDEVLTDEMKSTWGPLAYVRGALGVLPDLTAYDTRIAWDDGELERVQALNIVIANGKTCGGGTRVAPAADISDGLLDVVIVRYGSLLDLAKIAARLLAGDYTESDGVDVRRARRVRVASRPGMWFNVDGELIGNEPVSFEVVPGALRVIAGPPAQTEPAPAAA; from the coding sequence GTGCAGACAAGAATCATATTGAACCCCGCTGCGGGATCCGCCGGCAAGAAGGTCCAGGCTTTGCAAGCTCTGACGGAAGGACGGACGGACGTCCGCATTCTCGAGAGCCGGGAGCGCGGGCACGCCCGGCTGCTCGCAGCGGAGGCGGCCGCAGATGGCTGCGATCTCGTCATCGCCGCCGGGGGGGACGGAACCATTCACGAGGTGGTGCAAGGGCTGGCGACCGCGCCCGGCCGCACGCGGCTCGGGGTGCTCCCCTTCGGAACGGGCAACGATCTGGCCAGGACCCTGTGCATCCCCGATGATCCAGCCCAGGCTGTCGCCCTGCTCGAGGGGGGCGTGGAGCGACAGGTCGACCTCTTCCGCGTCGAATCGGCGGGCGAGGTGCGTTATGGCATCAACGTCGCCGCGGGTGGTTTCAGCGGGCAGGTGGACGAGGTGCTGACCGACGAGATGAAGTCCACCTGGGGGCCGCTCGCGTACGTGCGCGGCGCGCTCGGGGTGCTGCCCGATCTGACGGCGTACGATACGCGCATCGCGTGGGATGACGGAGAGCTCGAGCGGGTGCAGGCGCTCAACATCGTGATCGCCAATGGAAAGACGTGCGGAGGCGGCACGCGTGTCGCGCCCGCGGCCGATATCTCGGACGGGCTGCTCGACGTGGTGATCGTTCGTTATGGCTCGCTGCTCGACCTGGCGAAGATCGCGGCGCGGCTCCTCGCGGGGGATTACACCGAGAGCGACGGCGTCGACGTGCGGCGCGCGCGGCGGGTGCGCGTGGCTTCGCGGCCGGGCATGTGGTTCAACGTCGACGGGGAGCTGATCGGCAACGAGCCCGTGTCCTTCGAGGTGGTTCCCGGGGCGCTTCGCGTGATCGCGGGCCCGCCCGCGCAGACCGAACCGGCCCCTGCCGCCGCTTGA
- a CDS encoding DUF3750 domain-containing protein: MPLQTRLALLLAVLGATSTGCAIYRRPLALPSRETPYVAVLSGAMPEPITMVARHGWIVANLDKDKPILRYELLGGASRSTTNDPFRSFASEDVALHGVMKGDRAKIAKVVACLDVETPRYNEEHPTYFPMPGPNSNTYVDQMMRRCDIPFDLPATAIGKDYRGVVGASVTSGGTGVQLETWLGGIKLGLTEGFEVHLLGLSIGVDLWPPALILPVNPGRLGFDDR, encoded by the coding sequence ATGCCCCTGCAGACACGCCTCGCGCTCCTGCTGGCCGTCCTCGGCGCCACGAGCACGGGGTGCGCGATCTACCGCCGCCCTCTCGCCCTGCCCTCGCGCGAGACGCCCTACGTGGCCGTGCTGAGCGGCGCGATGCCCGAGCCCATCACGATGGTGGCGCGGCACGGCTGGATCGTGGCCAACCTCGACAAGGACAAACCCATCTTGCGCTACGAGCTCCTCGGCGGCGCGTCGAGGTCGACCACGAACGATCCATTTCGCTCTTTCGCCAGCGAGGACGTGGCGTTGCACGGGGTCATGAAGGGGGATCGGGCGAAGATCGCGAAGGTCGTCGCCTGCCTCGACGTCGAGACGCCGCGCTACAACGAGGAGCACCCGACGTACTTTCCGATGCCCGGCCCGAACAGCAACACGTACGTCGATCAGATGATGCGCCGGTGCGACATCCCGTTCGATCTGCCCGCGACCGCGATTGGCAAGGATTACCGCGGGGTCGTCGGCGCCTCGGTGACGAGCGGCGGGACGGGCGTGCAGCTCGAGACGTGGCTCGGGGGAATCAAGCTCGGGCTCACGGAGGGCTTCGAGGTGCACTTGCTCGGCCTGTCGATAGGCGTGGACCTCTGGCCGCCGGCCCTCATCCTGCCCGTGAACCCGGGCCGCCTCGGGTTCGATGATCGATGA
- a CDS encoding DUF2490 domain-containing protein produces the protein MKRALSLPLFLAAVTASTTARADYEAWLWLENRVPVLRADTPSFPRIDLRLVTDVRLNGRSGGLAQSFFRVGPLFYLTNFLMIGVHGTIYADRLASGAFDQEARFELEPNLFGRLGDFTFNDRNRFEARFRESGTRYRYRNQLRINYAPKGARWIPFIWDELLVDLSGLGVNQNRAQVGLGRQLWSNVRLDVGVMLRSREEAAGWVHDRIANVYLYIDVPPLPAPPRAPPVPPRRMPDPPIAPDLPTK, from the coding sequence ATGAAGAGAGCCCTGTCCCTCCCCCTCTTCCTCGCAGCCGTCACCGCGTCGACGACCGCCCGCGCCGATTACGAAGCCTGGCTGTGGCTCGAGAACCGCGTCCCCGTCCTGCGCGCGGACACGCCGAGCTTCCCGCGGATCGATCTGCGCCTGGTCACCGACGTCCGCCTCAACGGCCGATCCGGAGGGCTCGCGCAGTCGTTCTTCCGGGTGGGGCCGTTGTTTTACTTGACGAACTTCCTCATGATCGGCGTCCACGGCACCATTTATGCCGATAGGCTGGCCTCGGGCGCGTTCGATCAGGAGGCGCGGTTCGAGCTGGAGCCTAATCTGTTCGGGCGGCTCGGCGATTTCACGTTCAACGACCGCAACCGCTTCGAGGCCCGCTTCCGCGAGAGCGGCACGCGCTACCGCTACCGCAACCAGCTCCGCATCAATTACGCGCCGAAAGGCGCGCGCTGGATCCCCTTCATCTGGGACGAGCTGCTCGTCGACCTGTCGGGACTCGGCGTGAACCAGAATCGCGCGCAAGTCGGGCTCGGCCGGCAGCTCTGGAGCAACGTGCGCCTGGACGTGGGCGTCATGCTGCGCAGCCGCGAGGAGGCGGCGGGATGGGTGCACGACCGCATCGCCAACGTATACCTGTACATCGACGTACCGCCTTTGCCCGCTCCACCTCGGGCGCCCCCCGTGCCCCCTCGGAGAATGCCCGACCCTCCAATCGCGCCAGACCTGCCCACGAAGTGA
- a CDS encoding sensor histidine kinase, whose product MSRRLSGCLYGDRTRKARQAAARLARLQSVTAALLEARTPADVAAVVAGRAARALGARSGKLAVLSAEGHALRVVFPGPRKQTPQYELLPLGAPSPLARAARMQGPVLGASNGRERSIAVQLAWRGQVLGSVAFFFPPGVGPAPPRAMELLRPFSHQCSVALDRALREEREHAELYATNAILRAVTEGTTDCVFVKDRRERYVMMNSAGAQVFDLSPEEIIGKDDASLFRQDSGEEIVARDMAVMATRATITYECSSTTRSGKKRVWLSTKGPWLDPEGNVLGVVGISRDITERKATEEGQRLLAEASGILASSLEYESNLAGVVRLLVPAFADACIIHVLEPSQELHRLAAKVAPDAGDMLVKNEPIAEEIAGAVVRDGAFRTWSDLGNLGRTLSAQGVGALLAAPIVVHGRPIGSVIFMSRHADSLTSTIERSLVQELGRRAGLAIESARLYREAQKAIRLKDEFLAVVSHELRTPLTSILGWAAVLRKGSLSEEAQRRALERIDRNAMQQARIVDDLIATTSMMTNDLHLDREEIDLAPIVEQAVEAARPAIVARGLALTVTSNAAHAPVFGDANRLRQAVDNLLSNAIRFTPEGGSVEVSCERVDGAVVLRVQDNGEGITPDLLPHLFQRFRQGDGSAARRHGGLGLGLSIVRYIVEAHGGTVKAESAGQGRGATFTIRVPIVAARQERLSTLPPRIEPGPRLFPANVQIAESEASTSSTEVPDAVAC is encoded by the coding sequence ATGTCGAGGCGGCTCTCTGGATGTCTGTACGGAGATCGGACGCGCAAAGCACGGCAGGCGGCCGCGCGGCTCGCGCGCCTGCAATCCGTCACGGCCGCCCTCCTCGAAGCGAGGACGCCCGCAGATGTGGCCGCCGTCGTCGCTGGACGCGCCGCGCGTGCGCTCGGGGCTCGCTCGGGCAAGCTCGCGGTGCTGAGCGCCGAGGGCCACGCGCTGCGCGTCGTGTTTCCCGGTCCCCGCAAGCAAACGCCGCAATACGAACTGCTGCCGCTCGGGGCTCCCTCGCCGCTCGCCCGCGCCGCCCGCATGCAGGGCCCGGTGCTCGGCGCGAGCAACGGCCGCGAGCGCTCGATCGCCGTACAGCTCGCCTGGCGCGGCCAGGTGCTCGGGAGCGTCGCCTTCTTCTTCCCTCCCGGCGTCGGGCCCGCGCCGCCCCGCGCGATGGAGCTGCTCCGCCCCTTCTCCCACCAATGCAGCGTCGCGCTCGATCGCGCGCTTCGCGAGGAGCGGGAGCACGCGGAGCTGTACGCGACAAACGCGATCCTTCGCGCGGTCACCGAGGGGACCACCGACTGCGTCTTCGTCAAGGATCGGCGCGAGCGGTATGTCATGATGAACTCGGCCGGGGCGCAGGTGTTCGATCTTTCGCCCGAGGAGATCATCGGCAAGGACGACGCGTCGCTGTTCCGGCAGGACAGCGGCGAGGAAATCGTGGCGCGCGACATGGCCGTCATGGCCACGCGGGCGACCATCACCTACGAGTGCTCCTCGACCACGCGCTCGGGCAAGAAGCGCGTCTGGCTGTCGACGAAAGGCCCCTGGCTCGATCCGGAGGGCAACGTCCTCGGGGTCGTGGGCATCTCGCGCGACATCACCGAGCGCAAGGCGACCGAGGAGGGGCAGCGGCTGCTCGCCGAGGCGAGCGGCATCCTCGCCTCGTCGCTCGAATACGAGAGCAACCTCGCCGGCGTCGTGCGCCTGCTCGTGCCCGCATTCGCCGACGCTTGCATCATTCACGTGCTCGAGCCCTCGCAAGAGCTGCATCGCCTCGCCGCGAAGGTCGCACCCGACGCGGGCGACATGCTCGTGAAGAACGAGCCCATTGCGGAAGAGATCGCCGGGGCGGTGGTCCGCGACGGCGCCTTCCGGACCTGGTCCGACCTCGGCAACCTCGGGCGAACGCTCTCCGCACAAGGGGTGGGTGCGCTCCTCGCCGCGCCCATCGTGGTGCACGGGCGGCCCATTGGTTCGGTGATCTTCATGAGCAGGCACGCCGATTCGCTCACGAGCACCATCGAGCGCTCGCTCGTGCAGGAGCTCGGACGGCGCGCGGGGCTCGCCATCGAGAGCGCGCGCCTCTACCGCGAGGCGCAGAAGGCGATCCGCCTCAAAGACGAGTTTCTGGCCGTCGTCTCCCACGAACTGCGCACGCCGCTCACGTCGATCCTCGGCTGGGCTGCCGTGTTACGAAAAGGCTCACTCTCCGAGGAGGCGCAGCGGCGCGCGCTCGAGAGGATCGACCGCAATGCGATGCAGCAGGCGCGCATCGTCGACGATCTCATCGCGACCACGAGCATGATGACGAACGATCTGCACCTCGATCGCGAGGAGATCGACCTCGCGCCGATCGTCGAGCAGGCGGTCGAGGCGGCGCGCCCGGCCATCGTCGCGCGGGGGCTCGCGCTCACGGTCACCTCGAACGCGGCGCACGCGCCCGTGTTCGGCGACGCCAATCGGCTCCGGCAAGCGGTCGACAACCTCCTGTCGAACGCGATTCGATTCACGCCCGAAGGCGGCTCGGTCGAGGTCTCGTGCGAGCGCGTGGACGGCGCGGTGGTCTTGCGCGTACAGGACAACGGCGAGGGCATCACGCCGGACCTCTTGCCGCACCTCTTCCAGCGATTCCGGCAGGGCGACGGATCCGCGGCGCGCCGTCATGGCGGGCTCGGGCTCGGCCTCTCCATCGTGCGGTACATCGTCGAGGCCCACGGCGGCACGGTGAAAGCCGAGAGCGCCGGGCAAGGGCGCGGCGCGACGTTCACGATCAGGGTTCCCATCGTCGCCGCGCGACAGGAGCGACTCTCCACGCTGCCCCCGCGCATCGAGCCCGGGCCGCGGCTCTTCCCCGCGAACGTACAGATCGCCGAGAGCGAGGCTTCCACGTCATCCACAGAAGTGCCGGACGCCGTGGCTTGCTGA
- a CDS encoding HEAT repeat domain-containing protein produces MSRRTAYLRSLLTRHEVVLLPLAGGEEGRRDANVPLPAVFQPLALRAAGARPREERASDEAQDDDGDAPFDDDYYWDPDDLSRSDRAARTLIVDGGEEALARTPAHRMVVLGGPGTGKTTLLRALVSRAARRALEDPSAPLPISVDLPDLAEHGTDLRKYLTRLLASLGQPEETADLLATALDEGTSLVCLDGLDEVAPARRGGVLAWLASLGNDRGAWVVGSRFTQYRSGDLGAGVFTEWELCPLDDSAQRRLGERLLRRLAPPGAPPAASDVDRFLDALARHPQAEAWKGVPLLFSLTASAWAQRGALPESRASLYRLAVEALLASRTPDVAARSALREAVARVSLELFRRGGRTFPREALREAIEGLPAHARATLAGPQQLEHQVRGSGLLESAGEAYRFGHQTLHEYLVAAALAGDLVAGGEAAQRAWDLAWAKRSFSRWSEPLRLMVGVLVHELGDAGAQKALAWLGALAAQRDSAQGDPGDLALGLAVRSLAEVGAPPASWPEQDLAPIEALLDAWTERALDRRHRNDAASTLVEALAAEVARLGLPVRQRVIEPLARALTSDPDARRREAAANALVKLGAEAPLDALVKALGDASPSVRQIAATALSAFGDRCPPEPLVAAMRGADEWTLGTLSATIALLGDRAPIDELISMLRDDHADLRVAAVEALARLGDRVPLATFVEATRDRDWRVRDRAVRALGRLGDRTARDEGAVEAILTQLTRGDRIGMRMSALWALRELGDRLPPERWVEPTLAMLDDEDSGGSTDAALLLATLGERAPFEELAKRLDGKGAKSAEAAARALIALGQWVPIDLLTARLKAKTNGPQMLALRVLGGTGERAPVDRMVAKLDAKSPDVRAAAARALGKLGERAPVEALVGATKDKNAKVRTEALVALARLGDRAPVEVLVKGVRKLDLFAQQAVVAGIVRAGGKLTREELLAIARECETAEGQDMLVTADRLAAAASRCIDASTLVALMRDPDDGVSGLSMELLRKKIARGEAEDAIAALIHMVEHPEAENPAPAAQPSADEEDDEDELYDDDDDEDEDEDDLPSQPLHELAASLLGELGAKAPDAWLRHRIDKVQAKVRTGLRATAVHIAAAAGEVACVPHILELVLSDDTDLQELAIEVASTMLAQPSLAPESRASLLAALVSLLTHPRPMARQEAAWSLRRARPEEAEAIAALWKVVTRESTGNVQSDRLSALQALREIGAPPDVDVLVKLLGDDSVGDTAATWLGALGEAAPVGAVVEKLERALGALGKDVLSSKNGDTAAHAVQALGSLGERAPVAPLLQALECSSMKAREAASLALPKLGARVPLEPLITLLASGERHLRPLAATALRGRCEPEAVRALEAALRDPDLDVRQHAAWALDEVGARDPELLPVEALLAAAREARPKSPRDWRGDEGARGAAARALRRLGARAPREALEALADTEDRHVRLQAMLALASLGPNLPVQFFEKHLGDHDQKVREAAAGVLASLGDRVPAEVFLARVETLDEDALPAVAKRIASERSEAARNALRRWLSQGSSTARSRVAEELTSLPPGCLDDLVDEMRALALDRWWRLRSAGLSMLAAHAPETFTSLGRDAARLLAGGPPEGALGDVALQEELAALGSLPRWPKEAWDRVFEAIASPLPPLRALAASTLAGRTPVPDRALRALWSLRSDPAGVVREAVDRALARILSREGGLEDDEA; encoded by the coding sequence ATGTCACGACGCACCGCGTATCTGCGCTCTCTGCTTACCAGGCACGAGGTCGTTCTTCTGCCGCTCGCAGGGGGCGAAGAGGGTCGACGCGACGCCAACGTGCCGCTTCCGGCCGTGTTCCAGCCGCTCGCCCTGCGCGCCGCGGGGGCTCGCCCGCGCGAGGAACGCGCGAGCGACGAGGCGCAGGACGACGATGGCGACGCCCCGTTCGACGACGACTACTACTGGGATCCCGACGACCTCTCGAGGTCTGATCGCGCTGCCCGCACGCTGATCGTCGACGGAGGCGAGGAGGCGCTCGCGAGGACCCCTGCGCACCGCATGGTGGTGCTCGGCGGGCCGGGCACCGGAAAGACCACCCTCTTGCGCGCGCTCGTATCACGCGCAGCCCGCCGTGCCCTCGAGGACCCTTCGGCGCCGCTGCCGATCTCGGTGGACCTGCCCGACCTCGCCGAGCATGGCACGGATCTGCGGAAATATCTGACTCGACTGCTCGCGAGCCTGGGGCAGCCGGAAGAGACGGCGGATCTGCTCGCCACGGCCCTCGACGAGGGGACTTCGCTGGTTTGTCTGGACGGTCTCGACGAGGTGGCACCGGCGCGCCGCGGGGGCGTGCTCGCATGGCTCGCGTCGCTCGGGAACGATCGCGGTGCGTGGGTCGTGGGCTCGCGGTTCACGCAGTATCGCAGCGGCGATCTCGGCGCTGGCGTGTTCACCGAGTGGGAGCTGTGCCCCCTCGACGACAGCGCGCAGAGGCGCCTCGGCGAGCGGCTCTTGCGTCGCCTCGCGCCGCCCGGAGCACCACCTGCCGCGAGCGACGTCGACCGATTCCTCGACGCGCTCGCGCGCCACCCGCAAGCCGAAGCCTGGAAGGGCGTGCCGCTGCTCTTCTCGCTCACCGCGTCCGCATGGGCGCAAAGAGGCGCGCTGCCCGAGAGCCGCGCCTCGCTCTACCGGCTCGCGGTCGAGGCGCTGCTCGCCTCACGAACGCCCGATGTCGCGGCGAGGAGCGCGCTGCGCGAGGCCGTCGCGCGCGTGTCGCTCGAGCTGTTTCGGCGCGGTGGGCGAACCTTCCCGCGCGAGGCGCTGCGCGAGGCGATCGAGGGCTTGCCGGCGCATGCGCGCGCGACGCTCGCAGGGCCGCAGCAGCTCGAGCATCAGGTGCGCGGGTCGGGCCTGCTCGAGTCGGCGGGCGAGGCGTATCGCTTCGGGCACCAGACGCTGCACGAGTACCTCGTCGCAGCGGCGCTGGCGGGGGACCTCGTAGCCGGCGGCGAGGCCGCGCAGCGCGCGTGGGATCTCGCGTGGGCGAAGCGCTCGTTCTCGCGGTGGAGCGAGCCGCTCAGGCTGATGGTCGGCGTGCTCGTGCACGAGCTCGGGGATGCGGGCGCGCAGAAGGCGCTCGCGTGGCTGGGCGCGCTCGCGGCGCAGCGTGACAGCGCGCAGGGCGATCCGGGCGATCTCGCGCTCGGCCTCGCGGTGCGATCGCTGGCCGAGGTCGGCGCGCCGCCGGCGTCGTGGCCCGAGCAGGACCTCGCCCCCATCGAGGCGCTCCTCGACGCGTGGACGGAGCGCGCGCTCGATCGAAGGCATCGCAACGATGCGGCAAGCACGCTCGTCGAGGCGCTGGCCGCGGAGGTGGCGCGGCTCGGGCTCCCGGTGCGCCAGCGCGTGATCGAGCCGCTCGCCCGAGCGCTCACCTCCGATCCGGACGCGCGCCGTCGCGAGGCCGCGGCGAACGCGCTCGTGAAGCTCGGGGCGGAGGCTCCGCTCGATGCGCTCGTGAAGGCGCTCGGGGATGCGTCGCCGTCGGTCCGTCAGATCGCGGCGACGGCGCTGAGCGCATTCGGGGATCGGTGCCCGCCCGAGCCGCTCGTGGCCGCGATGCGCGGCGCCGACGAGTGGACGCTCGGAACGCTGTCCGCGACGATCGCGCTCCTCGGCGATCGCGCGCCGATCGACGAGCTCATCAGCATGCTTCGCGACGATCACGCGGATCTTCGCGTCGCGGCGGTGGAGGCGCTCGCGCGGCTCGGCGATCGGGTTCCCCTCGCGACGTTCGTCGAGGCCACGCGGGATCGCGACTGGCGCGTGCGCGACAGGGCCGTGCGCGCGCTCGGCCGGCTCGGCGATCGCACGGCGCGGGACGAGGGGGCCGTCGAGGCGATCCTCACGCAGCTCACCCGGGGCGATCGCATCGGCATGCGCATGTCGGCGCTCTGGGCGCTGCGCGAGCTCGGCGATCGCTTGCCCCCGGAGCGCTGGGTCGAGCCCACGCTCGCGATGCTCGATGACGAGGACAGCGGCGGCAGCACGGATGCGGCTCTTCTTCTCGCCACGCTGGGCGAGCGGGCGCCCTTCGAGGAGCTCGCGAAGCGGCTCGACGGCAAGGGAGCAAAGAGCGCCGAGGCCGCGGCGCGCGCGCTGATCGCGCTCGGGCAATGGGTCCCCATCGATCTGCTCACGGCGCGCTTGAAGGCGAAGACGAACGGGCCGCAGATGCTCGCGCTGCGCGTGCTGGGAGGGACCGGCGAGCGGGCGCCTGTCGATCGGATGGTGGCCAAGCTCGACGCGAAGTCGCCCGACGTGCGCGCGGCGGCGGCGCGGGCCCTCGGCAAGCTGGGCGAGCGTGCGCCGGTCGAGGCGCTCGTGGGGGCCACGAAGGACAAGAACGCGAAGGTGCGGACCGAGGCGCTGGTGGCGCTCGCGCGGCTCGGCGACCGGGCGCCGGTCGAGGTGCTCGTGAAGGGCGTGCGCAAGCTCGATCTCTTCGCGCAGCAGGCGGTGGTGGCAGGCATCGTGCGCGCGGGCGGCAAGCTCACGCGCGAGGAGCTGCTGGCCATCGCGCGCGAGTGCGAGACGGCCGAGGGGCAGGACATGCTGGTGACGGCCGACAGGCTCGCGGCTGCCGCGTCGCGCTGTATCGACGCGAGCACGCTCGTCGCGCTGATGCGCGATCCGGATGACGGGGTCTCGGGGCTGTCGATGGAGCTATTGCGCAAAAAGATCGCGCGTGGCGAGGCCGAGGACGCGATCGCCGCGCTCATCCACATGGTCGAGCACCCCGAGGCGGAAAACCCCGCCCCCGCTGCGCAGCCGAGCGCGGACGAGGAGGACGACGAGGACGAGCTCTACGACGACGACGACGACGAAGACGAGGACGAGGACGACCTACCCTCGCAGCCGCTGCACGAGCTCGCGGCGTCGCTCCTGGGCGAGCTGGGAGCCAAGGCGCCGGACGCGTGGCTAAGGCACAGGATCGACAAGGTGCAGGCCAAGGTGCGCACGGGGCTCCGCGCGACGGCCGTGCACATCGCAGCCGCTGCGGGCGAGGTCGCGTGCGTGCCGCACATCCTCGAGCTCGTCCTGAGCGATGACACCGATCTGCAAGAGCTCGCCATCGAGGTAGCGTCCACCATGCTCGCGCAGCCCTCGTTGGCGCCGGAGAGCCGTGCCTCGCTCCTCGCAGCGCTCGTTTCTCTCCTCACGCACCCTCGCCCGATGGCGCGTCAGGAGGCGGCGTGGTCGCTGCGGCGCGCGCGTCCCGAGGAGGCCGAGGCCATCGCCGCGCTCTGGAAGGTCGTGACACGCGAGAGCACCGGGAACGTGCAGAGCGATCGGCTATCGGCGCTCCAGGCGCTGCGCGAGATCGGCGCCCCGCCGGACGTCGACGTGCTCGTGAAGCTGCTCGGTGACGACAGCGTCGGCGATACAGCGGCTACCTGGCTCGGCGCGCTGGGCGAAGCGGCGCCTGTCGGGGCTGTGGTGGAGAAGCTCGAACGAGCGCTCGGCGCCCTCGGGAAAGACGTTTTGAGCTCCAAGAATGGGGACACCGCCGCGCACGCGGTGCAGGCGCTCGGCAGCCTCGGCGAGCGCGCTCCGGTCGCGCCGCTCTTGCAGGCGCTCGAATGCTCCTCGATGAAGGCACGCGAGGCGGCCTCGCTCGCCCTGCCGAAGCTCGGCGCGCGGGTGCCGCTCGAGCCGTTGATCACGCTGCTCGCGAGCGGGGAACGCCATCTCCGACCGCTCGCGGCGACGGCCCTCAGGGGGCGATGCGAGCCCGAAGCCGTGCGCGCGCTCGAAGCGGCCCTGCGCGATCCCGATCTCGACGTACGACAGCACGCCGCATGGGCGCTCGACGAGGTGGGGGCGCGCGATCCCGAGCTGTTGCCGGTGGAAGCGCTGCTCGCAGCCGCGCGCGAGGCGCGCCCGAAGAGCCCGCGCGACTGGAGGGGCGACGAGGGAGCGCGAGGGGCTGCAGCGCGAGCGCTTCGCCGGCTGGGCGCGCGGGCGCCTCGCGAGGCCCTCGAAGCGCTCGCCGACACCGAAGATCGACACGTGCGGCTGCAAGCGATGCTCGCGCTCGCGAGCCTCGGTCCGAATTTGCCGGTGCAGTTTTTCGAGAAGCACCTCGGCGATCACGATCAGAAGGTGCGCGAGGCGGCCGCGGGGGTGCTCGCGTCGCTTGGAGATCGCGTCCCGGCCGAGGTGTTCCTCGCGCGGGTCGAGACCCTCGACGAGGACGCCCTGCCGGCCGTGGCGAAGCGCATCGCATCCGAGCGGAGCGAGGCCGCACGCAATGCGCTGCGGCGGTGGCTCTCGCAGGGCTCGTCGACGGCGCGCTCG